ACTGCGTTTGCGATGTGCGTTGAGGTCACGGAACGTGCGCTCGCCCACACCGGTAAAGACGAGGTGATTCTGGTTGGTGGTGTCGGTGCAAACAGCCGTCTTCAGGAGATGCTTAAAATCATGTGCGAGGAACGCGGGGCACGGTTTATGGCGCCGCCGCGGGTCTACATGGGCGACAACGGTGCGATGATCGCCTACACCGGCAAAATCATGCTGGAGGCAGGTTCCACGATCGCGGTTGCAGACTCGATGGTCAATCCCGGATTCAGATCCGATCAGGTTGAGGTGACCTGGCGGAGCGATGCAGGGAAGCTGTTTGCCCCCGGCCAGTCAGAGACTGCGGAGCGCGGAGCGGAGGCCGCCGTGGACCTGACCGGCGTTGACGCAGTAAAGACGCGGCTGCCAAAAGGATACCGCGTGCCAAAGCTGGACGCAGCCCTCATCACGGAGCGGACACGGGCCGAAGCGCGCTGCATTGCTGCCGCGCGCAGAGGGGGTGTGCCGGTGCCGGTCATTCGTGATGTTACGGAACGCACAATTGTGATGGAAAAGCTGCACGGCGATGTGCTGAAGTACGTGATCAGCGATGCATACGCATACGCGGCAGGCGTTACGGTCGGTAAACTGCACAAGACCGGAATCGTGCACGGAGATCTGACGACCTCGAACATGATCTGGCAGAACGGACGCGTGTATCTCATCGACTTTGGTCTCGCACAGATGGCCGATGAGATTGAGCCGCGCGGCGTTGATCTGCATGTGCTGTTCCAGACACTGGAGAGTACGACTGCTTCGCCGGCATCGCTGAAGCAGGCGTTCTGTGATGGATATCGCTCTGCGTTTGCCGGTGCAGACGCTGTGATCGAACGCGAGGTTGAGATTGAACTGCGGGGGCGGTACCTGTGATTACGGTTGTTACCGGCAACAAAAACAAGGCAGCCGAGGTCGCGGCATTCTTCGCAGGCATTACCGAAGTGACGCATGTCGACTTCACCTGCATTGAGCCGCAGGCCGAAACAGTGGAGGAGATTGCACGCGCGAAGGCAGAGCAGGCATACGCCGCGCTTGGAACACCGTTGATCGTGGATGATACCGGACTCTTCATCGATGCGCTGTCCGGGTTTCCCGGACCCTATGCTGCATATGTGCAGGACACAATAGGCAACACGGGTGTTCTCCAGCTGATGAGCGGTATCGCCGACAGGCGTGCATATTTTGAAACGGCTGTTGCCTACGCTGATACGGACGGCATCAGTGTATTCTCCGGGGTCGTGGAGGGGGAGATAACAGCAGCCGAACGCGGGACAGACGGATTTGGTTACGACCCGATATTCGCTGTAGGCGTTCGAACTCTCGCCGAAATGTCCATGGAGGAAAAGAACAAACTCTCCCACCGCGCCCGTGCCCTTGCAGCTTTTCGCGACTGGTACATAACCTCGCGGTGAGCGGAATGGTTAATAGGACCCAGCACCCACATTATAGAACTCAATATAACGGGGTTATTCATAGATGAGATTCCCAGAAGCAGAGGCAAGACTTCTTAATGTACAAGTTTGCATGAAATGCAACGCACGTAACGCTTCCCGCGCAACCAGCTGCCGCAAGTGCGGCTCAAAGGCACTTCGCCCGAAGAACAAGGAACGCAAAGCATAATATGCAATATTTCGGTGCGGATTTTTTCCGTCACCGGTTCACTTTTTCTTCCAGACTGTTTTGAAAATGTTTTTTTAATAGGACTTACGCGACGTGATTCTGATGCATGTAGTTATTTCGAGTGAATTCTATTAAAATAGGACTTACGCGGTATGAAATAACATAAGGAAAAGGAATTTTCTGTCCTTGGTTTTATTTGGGGCAACCACGGAACACACGGAATTCAGTGTGTTCAGTGTGTTCCGTGGTTACTCCAAGCAAGACCACCTACAGAAAAATCCCAAACAATGAAAATCATCACCGTGTAAGTCCTATTAAAAAAAATTTTAGACCGAGTAGTAGGTCACGCGCTTTCCCTTTTCCCGGTACTCGCCTGCATACGTGTCGAGGTTGCGCTTGTAGCCGATCCGGTCAACAAAACCGAGCTGTTTCAACTCCTCGCGCACCCGCATCACGTCCGCCTCGTCAGCCCAATTCTCAGTGAACACATAGATCACTTTGCGTTCGTCGCGCGAGTCCTCATTCTCTTTTGCAGTGCTGACCTTTGCACCGATACCAAGAGTCCCGAGAACCATTGCGTTGCGGACCTTCTGCCATGCGGCGTCAACGTCTTCGGGCAGTAAAAAGATCAGCCACTTCCCTGCCTCCTCAGCACCCGAAACACCGGTGGCAACGCCGGGGCGGTCCTGCTGTATCCAATAGGACCGAGTGGTTTTTGTTGGAACGATGCCTTCGCCTGCGGCATAGAGTCCAGCAATATCTGCGGCTGTTCCAAGAGAGGAGAGCGCCGGAACAAGCGGAGGATACGCGTCCTCAAAGACAGGCAGACAGGATGCACAGCGGTCGGTCAGATCCGCGCCGGCCTCTACCTCACGGTAAAGGCAGGTCTGTTCCTTTTCCAGCTGCTGCTCCATGAAGATGGTAAACATCCCGAACGCCAGATCAGTCAGTTCCTCTGTCATGATCTCTTCTTCGGTCTCGGTGACTTCGTCCTCGAACATGATTTGTGAATTATTGTATCATTTCTATACACTTTAGATTTCGTATTGCGAAGACACGAAGCATATTATCCAGAGCGTTCTATTACTTAGATACAATGATATGGAAGCGTGACTATGGTCTCATCGCCCGTCAGATCGTGGCATGGGTCATTATAGGCCTTATCTACGTGGTACTGTTCTCCGTGATCGGCTGGTGGCTTGCCGGAACCGGCATGTTCGGCTCGTACTACCTGTATATGATCATCGGTATGGCGGCAGTAATGGCGCTTGTTCAGTACTTCCTTTCCGACAAACTGGTGCTGATGTCAACGAAGGCCAAGGTTGTCACCGAGGATGAGGAGCCGAAGCTGTATGCAATGGTGAAGAAACTCGCCGATGAAGCAGGTCTGCCGATGCCGCGCGTGGCAATTATGCCTTCGCCGGTACCGAACGCATTTGCAACCGGCAGAAGCCCGAAACATGCGGTTGTTGCCGTGACCCAGGCGATCAGAGGTATCCTGACTGATGATGAGCTTGAGGCGGTGCTTGCTCATGAACTGGCACACGTGAAAAACCGTGACATGCTGACGATGACGATCGGAAGTTTCCTGGTTTCAGTCGCAGCAATGATCATCAACAATGCCTTCATCATGGCACTTCTGAGCAGCAACCGCAACAGCGAGAACGGCGGCGGCATTATTGTCTTTATTGTGGCGATGGTAGTGGTTGTTATTGTGTATGTTGTGGGAACGATGATTACGATGGCAATCTCCCGGTACCGCGAGTTCTCCGCAGACCGCGGCAGTGCCTACATCACCCGCGACCCGGACGCACTGATTCGTGCGCTGAAAAAGATCTCGGGCAAGATGGAGACGATCCCGCCGGACAAGAAGCGCGAGATCTCAGCAGAGAACTCATTCTATATTATTCCGGCAATCTCCGGCGAGTCGGTGATGGAGCTGTTCTCCACTCACCCGCCTCTTGAGAAGCGGATTGCAAACCTTGAGAAGGTTAAGATGGAGATGCAGGGATACTAATCCCTCATTTTTCTCTTAGAGAGAAAAATCCGGCAGATTTAATTACTTCAAATATACACCTA
This Methanorbis rubei DNA region includes the following protein-coding sequences:
- a CDS encoding bifunctional N(6)-L-threonylcarbamoyladenine synthase/serine/threonine protein kinase — protein: MPEARVLGIEGTAWNFSAAVFDEDLVCLESSPYVPPHGGIHPREAAQHHAAVAADVIGKVLEKAGPEIDAVAFSIGPGLGPSLRTAATAARSLALKFGVPLIGVNHCVAHVEIGRWYTKFADPIVLYASGANTQVLGFLNGRYRIFGETLDIGLGNALDKFARSHDLPHPGGPIIEEMAKKGSYLPLPYTVKGMDLAFSGLMSAAKEATARGESMEDVCCGFQETAFAMCVEVTERALAHTGKDEVILVGGVGANSRLQEMLKIMCEERGARFMAPPRVYMGDNGAMIAYTGKIMLEAGSTIAVADSMVNPGFRSDQVEVTWRSDAGKLFAPGQSETAERGAEAAVDLTGVDAVKTRLPKGYRVPKLDAALITERTRAEARCIAAARRGGVPVPVIRDVTERTIVMEKLHGDVLKYVISDAYAYAAGVTVGKLHKTGIVHGDLTTSNMIWQNGRVYLIDFGLAQMADEIEPRGVDLHVLFQTLESTTASPASLKQAFCDGYRSAFAGADAVIEREVEIELRGRYL
- a CDS encoding XTP/dITP diphosphatase encodes the protein MITVVTGNKNKAAEVAAFFAGITEVTHVDFTCIEPQAETVEEIARAKAEQAYAALGTPLIVDDTGLFIDALSGFPGPYAAYVQDTIGNTGVLQLMSGIADRRAYFETAVAYADTDGISVFSGVVEGEITAAERGTDGFGYDPIFAVGVRTLAEMSMEEKNKLSHRARALAAFRDWYITSR
- a CDS encoding 50S ribosomal protein L40e yields the protein MRFPEAEARLLNVQVCMKCNARNASRATSCRKCGSKALRPKNKERKA
- a CDS encoding putative phosphothreonine lyase domain-containg protein, encoding MFEDEVTETEEEIMTEELTDLAFGMFTIFMEQQLEKEQTCLYREVEAGADLTDRCASCLPVFEDAYPPLVPALSSLGTAADIAGLYAAGEGIVPTKTTRSYWIQQDRPGVATGVSGAEEAGKWLIFLLPEDVDAAWQKVRNAMVLGTLGIGAKVSTAKENEDSRDERKVIYVFTENWADEADVMRVREELKQLGFVDRIGYKRNLDTYAGEYREKGKRVTYYSV
- the htpX gene encoding zinc metalloprotease HtpX, with product MIWKRDYGLIARQIVAWVIIGLIYVVLFSVIGWWLAGTGMFGSYYLYMIIGMAAVMALVQYFLSDKLVLMSTKAKVVTEDEEPKLYAMVKKLADEAGLPMPRVAIMPSPVPNAFATGRSPKHAVVAVTQAIRGILTDDELEAVLAHELAHVKNRDMLTMTIGSFLVSVAAMIINNAFIMALLSSNRNSENGGGIIVFIVAMVVVVIVYVVGTMITMAISRYREFSADRGSAYITRDPDALIRALKKISGKMETIPPDKKREISAENSFYIIPAISGESVMELFSTHPPLEKRIANLEKVKMEMQGY